Proteins encoded within one genomic window of Marasmius oreades isolate 03SP1 chromosome 4, whole genome shotgun sequence:
- a CDS encoding uncharacterized protein (BUSCO:EOG09263EBB), protein MLRVVKPRNARSKRALDAREPKEIEDARIAIFVKGTHTGEVVNNVMKDLMALKRPDAISFSKKNVIHPFDESSPTSGSSSIQSLEFWSAKNDASLFAIGQSTKKRPNGLTFVRMYDGKVLDMVEVGIENFVSMNDIKSAKSTPGHKPLMHFASELFDTHPRFIQLKSMLMSFFNGEEVESICLAGIEHVISVSCAPTPVTLNTASTSADTATSLPKVYIRAYTTKLLSSGTRIPRVELVNMGPSIDLVLRRHRDPDSEMLKQAMRRPKLKKTDVEKGLGKKRKNFEVDEMGDLRGRVHVGKQDLDKLQTRKMKGLKGGAFDGETEEERPTKRIKTS, encoded by the exons atgTTGAGAGTCGT CAAACCACGAAATGCCAGATCTAAAAGGGCACTTGACGCGAGGGAACCCAAAGAGATTGAGGACGCACGGATTGCGATTTTCGTAAAGGGCACACATACAGGTGAAGTCGTCAACAATGTAATGAAGGACTTG ATGGCTTTGAAGCGGCCAGAtgctatttccttctcaaaaAAGAATGTCATACACCCATTTGACGAGTCCAGTCCTACCTCTGGCTCTTCTTCAATCCAATCACTCGAGTTCTGGTCGGCTAAAAACGATGCATCACTCTTTGCTATCGGACAAAGCACAAAAAAGCGGCCGAATGGCTTGACGTTCGTTCGTATGTACGACGGAAAAGTGCTCGACATGGTGGAAGTCGGAATAGAGAACTTCGTGAGCATGAATGATATTAAG TCTGCGAAATCAACCCCGGGACACAAACCGTTGATGCATTTTGCTTCAGAACTTTTTGATACCCACCCTCGCTTTATACAGCTCAAATCGATGTTGATGTCCTTCTTCAACGGCGAGGAGGTCGAATCGATATGTCTCGCTGGTATCGAACATGTTATCAGTGTATCTTGTGCACCAACACCCGTTACGCTCAATACAGCATCCACATCGGCGGATACAGCCACCTCTTTACCAAAGGTGTACATACGAGCGTACACAACCAAATTACTCTCATCCGGAACTCGCATTCCGCGTGTCGAATTGGTCAACATGGGCCCGTCAATAGACCTCGTCCTTCGTCGACATAGGGATCCGGATTCAGAAATGCTCAAGCAGGCGATGAGGCGGCCCAagttgaagaagacggatgtCGAGAAGGGATTGGgtaagaagaggaagaatttCGAGGTTGATGAAATGGGTGATCTCAGAGGTCGGGTTCATGTCGGGAAACAGGATCTCGACAAGCTGCAGACACGAAAGATGAAGGGTTTGAAGGGCGGTGCTTTCGATGGAGAAACTGAGGAAGAAAGGCCCACGAAAAGGATCAAAACATCGTAG